The Gordonibacter urolithinfaciens genome contains a region encoding:
- the kdpA gene encoding potassium-transporting ATPase subunit KdpA — MDELLEYGIYLALLVALAIPLSGYINKVMAGERVAVLSRVLVPVENVVYRCIRVDRADVMGWKRYLISALAFSALSLVGLFAILMLQGVLPGNPEGLPGLTWDLAFNTAVSFVTNTNWQAYSGESALSYFSQAIGLTVQNFVTPAVGMAVLFALFRGLVSEGAPGLGNFFVDVTRSVLFVLIPLALVVTVVDVWQGSPQNVSEYQEVQLLEPVGIDAEGNVVEADDPAAVQVIDEGVVPMGPQASQVAIKQLGTNGGGYNGVNSASALENPTPLTNLVQCISLLLIPFALVFSFGRFVADRRQGRAIFAAMFVVLVASLAVIAFFEQVGTPQLAADGSVYMGTYDQSGGNMEGKEARFGVTDSSLWAAFTTAASNGAVNSMHDSYTPIGGMVPIILMGLGEIIGGGIGCGLYGMIGFVILTVFIAGLMVGRTPEYLGKKIGPKEMRMATILCITTPMVLLIGAAVMCLDPATVDSLNNAGAHGFSEVLYAATSAGGNNGSAFAGFNANTPMINVVLGFEMLANRFIPLAATLVLAGSLCARPKVAVSAGTLSTSNAMFVFLLILVVLLVGALSMFPALALGPIAEQLHMVL; from the coding sequence ATGGACGAGTTGCTGGAATACGGCATCTACCTTGCCCTGCTCGTGGCGCTCGCCATCCCGCTGTCGGGCTATATCAACAAGGTCATGGCCGGCGAGAGGGTGGCCGTGCTCTCGCGTGTGCTCGTGCCGGTGGAGAACGTGGTGTACCGGTGCATCCGCGTCGACCGTGCCGACGTCATGGGCTGGAAACGCTACCTGATAAGCGCGCTGGCGTTCTCGGCGCTCTCGCTGGTAGGGTTGTTCGCCATCCTCATGTTGCAGGGCGTGCTGCCGGGCAATCCCGAGGGGCTCCCCGGTCTCACGTGGGACCTCGCGTTCAACACGGCGGTCAGCTTCGTGACGAACACGAACTGGCAGGCCTATAGCGGCGAGAGCGCGCTCAGCTACTTCTCCCAGGCCATCGGCCTGACCGTGCAGAACTTCGTCACACCGGCCGTGGGCATGGCCGTGCTGTTCGCGCTGTTCCGCGGGTTGGTGAGCGAAGGCGCCCCTGGCCTGGGCAACTTCTTCGTCGATGTGACGCGCTCCGTGCTTTTCGTGCTCATCCCGCTCGCGCTCGTCGTGACCGTGGTGGACGTGTGGCAGGGCTCGCCGCAGAACGTATCCGAGTATCAGGAAGTACAGCTGCTGGAACCGGTCGGTATCGATGCAGAGGGCAATGTGGTAGAAGCCGATGATCCGGCAGCCGTGCAGGTGATCGATGAGGGCGTGGTTCCCATGGGGCCGCAGGCCAGCCAGGTTGCCATCAAGCAGCTCGGAACGAACGGCGGAGGCTATAATGGCGTGAACTCGGCGAGCGCCCTGGAAAACCCCACGCCGCTCACGAACCTGGTGCAGTGTATCTCGCTGCTGCTCATCCCGTTCGCGCTCGTGTTCAGCTTCGGTCGCTTCGTGGCCGATCGGCGACAGGGTCGGGCTATCTTCGCGGCCATGTTCGTGGTGCTGGTGGCGAGCTTGGCAGTGATAGCCTTCTTCGAACAGGTCGGAACGCCGCAGCTTGCGGCCGACGGCTCGGTGTACATGGGCACGTACGATCAGTCCGGCGGTAACATGGAGGGCAAGGAGGCACGTTTCGGCGTGACCGACTCCTCTCTCTGGGCCGCATTCACCACAGCCGCATCGAACGGCGCGGTCAACTCCATGCATGACAGCTACACGCCCATCGGCGGCATGGTACCCATCATTCTCATGGGATTGGGCGAGATCATCGGCGGCGGTATCGGCTGCGGCTTGTACGGCATGATAGGTTTCGTCATCCTTACCGTGTTCATCGCGGGGTTGATGGTGGGTCGCACGCCCGAGTACTTGGGTAAGAAGATCGGACCCAAAGAAATGCGCATGGCCACGATCCTGTGCATCACCACGCCTATGGTTCTTCTTATAGGCGCTGCGGTCATGTGCCTCGATCCGGCGACGGTGGATAGTCTGAACAACGCGGGTGCCCATGGATTCTCTGAAGTACTTTATGCCGCCACATCGGCGGGCGGTAACAACGGATCGGCTTTCGCAGGCTTCAACGCTAACACCCCGATGATCAACGTCGTGTTGGGTTTCGAAATGCTGGCGAACCGCTTCATCCCGCTTGCAGCCACGCTCGTGCTGGCTGGCAGCTTGTGCGCGCGGCCGAAGGTGGCGGTGAGTGCAGGCACGCTCTCCACGAGCAATGCCATGTTCGTGTTCCTACTGATCCTTGTCGTGCTGCTGGTTGGCGCTCTGTCGATGTTCCCGGCGCTGGCGCTGGGCCCGATAGCCGAGCAGCTTCATATGGTGCTCTAG
- a CDS encoding ABC transporter ATP-binding protein: protein MSLTPPPFLQLRNAVVRRAGRAILTIDAFELACGENIALLGPNGSGKSTFVKLVTREMLPLHRDEPPVLFKGRDRAMLAEVKRSLGVVSSTMQEQMTVHLPVVDIVAGGLFGALGIPQTVAAPDADGARDRALATMGLLGIADLAARDAMTLSTGQARRALIARALVHDPEALVFDEPCTGLDPEGMFYVRRSMRALAQAGKSIVLVTHYPEDVIPEIARLVLVKDGAVFADGPKERLLSDDTMSALFDVPLRVKRTAVPAVAKNAEEDAYFSLVSAY, encoded by the coding sequence ATGAGCCTCACCCCGCCTCCCTTCCTCCAGCTGCGCAACGCTGTCGTGCGCCGAGCCGGACGCGCCATCCTGACGATCGACGCGTTCGAGCTTGCGTGCGGCGAGAACATCGCCCTGCTCGGGCCGAACGGTTCAGGCAAGTCGACGTTCGTGAAGCTCGTCACGCGCGAGATGCTGCCGCTGCACCGCGACGAGCCCCCCGTGCTCTTCAAGGGCCGCGATCGCGCAATGCTCGCCGAAGTCAAGCGCAGCCTGGGCGTGGTGTCGTCTACCATGCAGGAGCAGATGACGGTGCACCTGCCGGTCGTGGACATCGTGGCCGGCGGCCTGTTCGGCGCCCTCGGCATCCCGCAGACCGTTGCCGCCCCCGATGCCGATGGCGCCCGCGACCGGGCGCTCGCCACCATGGGGCTGCTCGGCATCGCCGACCTCGCCGCCCGCGACGCCATGACGCTCTCTACCGGCCAGGCGCGCCGCGCTCTCATCGCCCGTGCGCTCGTGCACGATCCCGAGGCCCTCGTGTTCGACGAGCCCTGCACCGGCCTCGATCCCGAGGGCATGTTCTACGTGCGCCGCAGCATGCGCGCGCTGGCCCAGGCGGGGAAGTCCATCGTGCTGGTGACGCACTATCCCGAGGACGTCATCCCCGAGATCGCCCGCCTCGTCCTCGTGAAGGACGGTGCCGTGTTCGCCGACGGCCCGAAGGAGCGGCTGCTCTCAGACGACACTATGAGCGCGCTGTTCGACGTCCCCCTGCGCGTGAAGCGCACGGCGGTTCCCGCTGTCGCGAAAAATGCCGAAGAGGATGCTTATTTCTCGCTTGTGAGCGCCTATTAG
- a CDS encoding peptidylprolyl isomerase has translation MKTANIMKAVCVAGLAATCVWSLAACAGGASASGAKTYTGGVAATVNGTEIPEDEVTGMVESIRSQMSMTDTDTWGQWLADNAMTPESVREEMIDSFAQQELIKQGAKEKNITVESSEIDDIVNKTKSNYEDDEKWKAALEQAGFTEEKYRENVESQLLQKKLTESFASDEEPSQEDLLKYAQMYASAYDGAKRSSHILFDSGDEATAQSVLDQINSGQLDFAEAAKQYSKDNAEGTGGSAAKGGDVGWDKLNSFVTEYTDALGGLEKDQVSGLVTSQYGIHIIKCTDVFNAPKVVGEDGTETVELTSLDQIPVEFLDSVKESLKQQNQSTAVQEWFNEYKENADIQINPMPEGLPYAVDMSKYTPAEGSTGAEQNAAGENADGSAEGTADGSADNGGSADAADGGDATGSADGSADNAAGDQPAEGGDSANQQPAEAA, from the coding sequence ATGAAGACTGCTAACATCATGAAGGCCGTGTGCGTTGCCGGGTTGGCAGCCACGTGCGTATGGAGCCTGGCGGCCTGTGCGGGCGGTGCCTCCGCTTCCGGCGCGAAGACCTATACCGGCGGCGTGGCGGCCACGGTCAACGGCACGGAGATTCCCGAGGACGAAGTCACGGGCATGGTCGAGAGCATCCGCTCCCAAATGAGCATGACCGATACCGACACCTGGGGCCAGTGGCTTGCTGACAACGCCATGACGCCCGAGTCCGTCCGCGAGGAGATGATCGATTCATTCGCTCAGCAGGAACTCATCAAGCAGGGCGCTAAGGAGAAGAACATAACCGTCGAGAGCTCCGAGATCGACGACATCGTGAACAAGACGAAGTCGAACTACGAGGACGACGAGAAGTGGAAGGCCGCCCTCGAGCAGGCCGGCTTCACCGAGGAGAAGTACCGCGAGAACGTTGAGAGCCAGCTCTTGCAGAAGAAGCTGACCGAGTCGTTCGCCTCCGACGAGGAGCCCAGCCAAGAGGACCTGCTGAAGTACGCGCAGATGTACGCCTCCGCCTACGACGGAGCGAAGCGCTCCTCGCACATCCTGTTCGACAGCGGCGACGAGGCCACGGCCCAAAGCGTGCTCGACCAGATCAACAGCGGCCAGCTGGACTTCGCCGAGGCTGCCAAGCAGTACTCCAAGGACAACGCGGAAGGTACCGGCGGCAGCGCAGCGAAGGGCGGCGACGTGGGCTGGGACAAGCTGAACAGCTTCGTGACCGAGTACACCGACGCGCTGGGCGGCCTTGAGAAGGATCAGGTCAGCGGCTTGGTCACGAGCCAGTACGGCATCCATATCATCAAGTGCACCGACGTGTTCAACGCGCCGAAGGTAGTCGGCGAGGATGGTACCGAGACCGTCGAGCTCACGAGCCTCGACCAGATTCCCGTCGAGTTCTTGGACAGCGTGAAGGAATCCCTCAAGCAGCAGAACCAGAGCACGGCGGTTCAGGAGTGGTTCAACGAGTACAAGGAGAACGCCGACATTCAGATCAACCCGATGCCGGAGGGCCTGCCCTACGCCGTCGACATGTCGAAGTACACGCCGGCCGAGGGGTCGACGGGCGCCGAGCAGAACGCTGCCGGCGAGAATGCCGACGGCAGTGCCGAGGGAACGGCGGACGGCTCCGCCGACAACGGCGGCTCGGCCGATGCTGCGGATGGGGGCGATGCGACGGGTAGCGCCGACGGTTCTGCCGACAACGCGGCCGGCGACCAGCCTGCAGAAGGCGGCGACAGCGCGAACCAGCAGCCTGCCGAGGCGGCTTAG
- the typA gene encoding translational GTPase TypA — protein MKQENLRNIAIIAHVDHGKTTLVDRLLYTSGVFRENQQVDERVLDSNDQERERGITILSKNISVTYNGVKINVIDTPGHADFGGEVERVLNMADGALLIVDAFEGPMPQTRFVLKHALSLGLRIVLVVNKIDRPGARPEEVVDEVFDLMVELEASDEQLDFPIIYASAVNGYARYAPDDDNMDMLPLLDTILKEIPAPDCEPNGPVALQICTVDHSSFVGRIGVGRLFSGTIHKNEQALVIKNDNTRYNTVIKDVFTFEELGKKKQQEVYAGDIVAVVGVEDADIGDMVTSRENPVRLDPIEVEEPTMAVVFEASTSPLIGREGDIVGARQLKERLMREAESNISMRIEELEDKSGVEVAGRGVLHLSVLMETMRREGFEFQVGRPRVLIKKDEQGRKLEPIEEATVDVPSEYAGKAIEVFGSAGGEMADMFQRGDQTHLVFKIPTRGTMGLRTRLLNVTRGEATMFHHFSEYGAYRGDFNGRKNGSMISMSTEKSVAYALDTLQERGKLFVGPGEDCYEGMIVGESAKEGDMVVNIAKSKQLGNQRSSGADKAIQLTPPQTFTLEEALEYIEDDELVEVTPQSIRLRKRILSSIERKKANKN, from the coding sequence GTGAAACAAGAGAACCTCCGCAACATCGCCATCATCGCCCACGTCGACCACGGCAAGACCACGCTCGTGGACCGGCTGCTGTACACGAGCGGCGTGTTCCGCGAGAACCAGCAGGTGGACGAGCGCGTGCTCGACAGCAACGACCAGGAGCGCGAGCGCGGCATCACCATCCTGTCGAAGAACATCTCCGTCACCTACAACGGCGTGAAGATCAACGTCATCGACACGCCGGGCCACGCCGACTTCGGCGGCGAGGTGGAGCGCGTGCTCAACATGGCCGACGGCGCCTTGCTCATCGTGGACGCGTTCGAGGGTCCCATGCCCCAGACGCGCTTCGTGCTGAAGCATGCGCTGTCGCTCGGCCTGCGCATCGTGCTCGTGGTGAACAAGATCGACCGTCCCGGCGCCCGTCCCGAGGAAGTGGTGGACGAGGTGTTCGACCTCATGGTTGAGCTCGAGGCATCCGACGAGCAGCTGGATTTCCCCATCATCTACGCCAGCGCCGTGAACGGCTATGCGCGTTACGCCCCTGACGACGACAACATGGACATGCTGCCGCTGCTCGACACCATCCTCAAGGAGATCCCCGCACCCGACTGCGAGCCGAACGGCCCGGTGGCGCTGCAGATCTGCACGGTCGACCACTCCAGCTTCGTCGGCCGCATCGGCGTGGGCCGCCTGTTCAGCGGCACCATCCACAAGAACGAGCAGGCGCTGGTCATCAAGAACGACAACACGCGCTACAACACCGTCATCAAAGACGTGTTCACGTTCGAGGAGCTGGGCAAGAAGAAGCAGCAGGAAGTGTATGCGGGCGACATCGTGGCCGTGGTGGGCGTGGAGGACGCCGACATCGGCGACATGGTCACGAGCCGCGAGAACCCGGTGCGCCTCGACCCCATCGAGGTGGAGGAGCCCACGATGGCCGTTGTGTTCGAGGCGTCCACCAGCCCGCTCATCGGCCGCGAGGGCGACATCGTGGGCGCGCGCCAGTTGAAGGAGCGCCTCATGCGCGAGGCGGAGAGCAACATCTCCATGCGCATCGAGGAACTGGAGGACAAGTCCGGCGTAGAAGTGGCCGGCCGCGGCGTGCTGCACTTGTCCGTGCTCATGGAGACCATGCGCCGCGAGGGCTTCGAGTTTCAGGTGGGCCGCCCGCGCGTGCTCATCAAGAAGGACGAGCAGGGCCGCAAGCTGGAGCCCATCGAGGAGGCCACGGTCGACGTGCCCAGCGAGTACGCGGGCAAGGCCATCGAGGTGTTCGGCAGCGCCGGCGGCGAGATGGCCGACATGTTCCAGCGCGGCGACCAGACGCACCTCGTGTTCAAGATCCCCACGCGCGGCACCATGGGCCTGCGCACGCGCCTGCTGAACGTCACTCGCGGCGAGGCCACCATGTTCCACCACTTCAGCGAGTACGGCGCCTACCGTGGAGACTTCAACGGCCGCAAGAACGGCTCCATGATCAGCATGTCCACCGAGAAATCGGTCGCCTACGCGCTGGACACGCTGCAGGAGCGCGGCAAGCTGTTCGTCGGTCCGGGCGAGGATTGCTACGAGGGCATGATCGTGGGCGAGAGCGCGAAGGAAGGCGACATGGTCGTCAACATCGCGAAGTCCAAGCAGCTGGGCAACCAGCGCTCGAGCGGCGCCGACAAGGCCATCCAGCTCACGCCGCCGCAGACGTTCACGCTGGAAGAGGCGCTGGAGTACATCGAGGATGACGAGCTGGTGGAGGTCACGCCCCAGAGTATCCGCCTGCGCAAGCGCATCCTAAGCTCCATCGAGCGCAAGAAGGCCAACAAGAACTAG
- a CDS encoding J domain-containing protein: MNRTEALRILGLDEDATLADIKTAYKETAQILHPDRFATNKKLQDRATEQFKNLQEAYEYLTSGKGSRTKAGRTASATRAYGPGGRAEARLAGIAAARTQLVHQRDVVYDERRNGLVMAGVGAVVAILFRKPGPLLILATAGVTAVVWGIIQAVGAQRTIGTLNEHIDELKAEQRRLESELEDLE; this comes from the coding sequence ATGAACCGGACGGAAGCACTGCGCATCTTGGGACTCGACGAGGATGCCACCCTCGCCGACATCAAGACGGCTTACAAGGAAACGGCGCAGATCCTGCATCCCGACCGCTTCGCCACGAACAAGAAGCTCCAAGACCGCGCCACCGAGCAGTTCAAGAACCTCCAAGAGGCATACGAATACCTGACCAGCGGAAAAGGTTCGCGCACGAAGGCCGGCCGCACCGCTTCCGCAACGCGCGCCTATGGGCCGGGAGGCCGGGCCGAGGCGCGCCTCGCCGGCATTGCCGCGGCGCGCACGCAGCTGGTGCACCAGCGCGACGTCGTGTACGACGAGCGCCGCAACGGGCTGGTCATGGCGGGTGTCGGCGCAGTGGTGGCCATCCTGTTCCGCAAGCCGGGGCCGCTGCTCATCCTGGCCACGGCAGGTGTGACGGCCGTGGTGTGGGGCATCATCCAGGCTGTCGGCGCCCAGCGCACCATCGGCACGCTCAACGAGCATATCGACGAGCTCAAGGCCGAGCAGCGCCGCCTGGAAAGCGAGCTGGAGGACTTGGAGTAG
- a CDS encoding CPBP family intramembrane glutamic endopeptidase, with translation MSLPALRRRHLLAYVVASCTLAVVCLNVVPGSSPGAVAAQTAAAGAAVLAVLALFDPAVLKIRRPIPRSACGAFLMCAGVLAIALAAGLATAGLAGAAAGIKPPGSEDIALFLILCLLTGVFEEALFRGVLFRSFAESLERAGTCRPLLVAAAASAAIFGILHVSGTAAPPADAVFLVQLAGKPVQAALFGVIMAGVYAQSGNLWLVSGAHAAFNALSELPSFATSGQLVETYVTGSPADLAVLLGTIALFVPLAVAALRGLARADRLA, from the coding sequence ATGAGCCTTCCTGCCTTACGCCGCCGCCACCTCCTTGCGTACGTCGTCGCCTCCTGTACGTTGGCCGTCGTGTGCCTGAACGTCGTGCCCGGCAGCTCGCCGGGCGCTGTTGCCGCGCAGACGGCCGCAGCCGGAGCCGCTGTCCTCGCGGTGCTCGCGCTGTTCGATCCGGCGGTCCTGAAAATCAGGCGTCCCATACCGAGAAGCGCATGCGGCGCCTTCCTCATGTGCGCCGGTGTGCTGGCCATCGCCCTTGCGGCGGGGCTTGCGACGGCCGGCCTCGCAGGGGCGGCGGCCGGGATAAAGCCTCCCGGTTCTGAGGATATCGCCCTATTCCTGATCCTTTGCCTTCTTACCGGCGTGTTCGAGGAGGCGCTGTTCCGCGGGGTCCTGTTCCGCAGCTTTGCGGAGTCGCTGGAAAGGGCGGGAACCTGCCGCCCGCTGCTCGTCGCAGCAGCGGCTTCGGCTGCGATTTTCGGCATCCTGCATGTTTCGGGAACCGCTGCTCCGCCGGCCGATGCCGTCTTCCTCGTCCAGCTTGCGGGCAAACCGGTGCAGGCGGCCTTGTTCGGCGTCATCATGGCGGGCGTGTACGCGCAGTCGGGGAACCTGTGGTTGGTCTCAGGCGCGCATGCGGCGTTCAATGCCCTGTCAGAGCTGCCGTCGTTCGCGACGAGCGGGCAGCTGGTGGAAACCTATGTGACGGGCAGCCCCGCCGACCTGGCCGTTCTGCTGGGAACGATCGCGCTATTCGTTCCTCTTGCCGTCGCCGCGCTCCGCGGCTTGGCACGAGCCGACCGGCTGGCTTGA